In a single window of the Notamacropus eugenii isolate mMacEug1 chromosome 4, mMacEug1.pri_v2, whole genome shotgun sequence genome:
- the LOC140500422 gene encoding histone-lysine N-methyltransferase SETDB1-like isoform X2 — MAPFPGCFGLGAAAAAAMEAQEIAELQQAVVEELGISMEELRQFVDEELEKMDCVKLRQKQLAELESRVVQKESEVAHVDELFQEASRAVTNCESLVKDFYSTLGLQYPESSSEDEASRPTEIIEIPDEDEDDVLSVDSGDARSRTPKEQKLQETMAALRKSTQDVQKFMDAVSKTSSQDLNRGDLGQAPVELSKDGDLVVNMRILGKKRTKTWHKGTLIAIQTVGSSSSLMMAMHPMSHSLNSISFADH; from the exons ATGGCTCCCTTTCCTGGGTGTTTTGGTTTAGGCGCTGCTGCAGCAGCTGCGATGGAAGCTCAGGAGATTGCGGAGCTGCAGCAGGCAGTGGTGGAGGAGCTGGGCATCTCCATGGAAGAACTTCGACAGTTTGTTGATGAGGAACTGGAAAAGATGGACTGTGTGAAGCTGCGCCAGAAGCAGCTAGCCGAGCTGGAGAGCCGCGTGGTGCAGAAGGAGTCGGAGGTAGCCCACGTGGACGAGCTCTTTCAAGAAGCATCCAGGGCAGTGACCAACTGCGAATCTCTGGTGAAGGATTTCTACTCCACACTGGGGCTGCAGTATCCGGAGAGCAGTTCCGAAGATGAAGCCTCCAGACCCACAGAAATCATTGAGATTcctgatgaggatgaggatgatgtcCTCAGTGTTGATTCAGGTGATGCCAGGAGTAGGACCCCAAAGGAGCAGAAGCTCCAAGAAACTATGGCTGCCCTGAGGAAGTCAACCCAAGATGTCCAAAAGTTCATGGATGCTGTCAGCAAGACTAGTTCCCAGGACCTGAACAGAGGAGACTTGGGTCAGGCACCTGTTGAGTTGAGTAAGGATGGTGACCTAGTTGTCAACATGAGAATCCTGGGCAAGAAAAGGACCAAGACATGGCACAAGGGGACCCTCATTGCCATCCAGACAGT aggttcctcatcttcTTTGATGATGGCTATGCATCCTATGTCACACAGTCTGAACTCTATCTCGTTTGCAGACCACTGA
- the LOC140500422 gene encoding histone-lysine N-methyltransferase SETDB1-like isoform X1 → MAPFPGCFGLGAAAAAAMEAQEIAELQQAVVEELGISMEELRQFVDEELEKMDCVKLRQKQLAELESRVVQKESEVAHVDELFQEASRAVTNCESLVKDFYSTLGLQYPESSSEDEASRPTEIIEIPDEDEDDVLSVDSGDARSRTPKEQKLQETMAALRKSTQDVQKFMDAVSKTSSQDLNRGDLGQAPVELSKDGDLVVNMRILGKKRTKTWHKGTLIAIQTVGTGRKFKVKFDNKRKSLLFGNHIAYDYHPSADKLHVGSRVVATYKDRNQVWLYAGIVAEIPKVKNKLRFLIFFDDGYASYVTQSELYLVCRPLKNVWEDIEDVSCRDFIEEYVTAYPNRPMVLLKSGQLIKTEWEGTWWKSRVEQVDGSLVKILFLDDKRCEWIYRGSTRLEPMFSMKTSTASTLEKKQGGQLQIHSNMGDVKSKGPVVQYTQDLTGTGTQFKPLELPHTTSLPAPTLSPQVTDLESLKSQLTQERKQVAKKSTSFRLGSVSSGHSFPMSPGFNEAVPGGKSAVDQKVRLSLGSAALGPTFPAFHGILEWASAKPSNQSLREKLFYLPHACSHTCLTRVRPVNNLQYRGKNPLLVPQLYDFCRMMARRRVNRKMAFHIIYKTPCGLCLRTMNEIERYLFETTCDFLFLEMFCLDIYVLVDRKFQPYKPFYYILDITHGQEDVPLSCVNEIDTTPPPQVAYSKERIPGKGVFINTSWEFLVGCDCKDGCRDKSKCACHQLTIQATACTPGGQINPNSGYQHKRLDECLPTGVYECNKRCKCNLNMCTNRLVQHGLQVRLQLFKTQNKGWGIRCLDDIARGSFVCIYAGKILTDDFADKEGLEMGDEYFANLDHIESVENFKEGYESDVPCSSNHSDVDLKDQEDGNSGTENLEVSNDDSSDDNFCKDEDFSTSSVWRSYATRGQTRGQKENELSETASKDSRLPDSGPSHLSAPPASIGGCKLPPSSEDTPKNKVATWLSCNSVSDGTFPDSDSHSSFRTSEGGNGRAGGGHGYAEKPSISGVGVKEEGYVKPPKKGEPDEQNKILFRSENSRNFGYNPSPLKIKGIKCPPSKTNMHQARRHMRPAQAIPDDVLTLSSSTESEGESERSQKLMAGQAPTPAAYSDDIQTISSGSDGEDFEDKKNMHAGPIKHQVAVKSTRGFALKSTHGIAIKSTNMASTDKGESAPVHKNTRQFYDGEESCYIIDAKLEGNLGRYLNHSCSPNLFVQNVFVDTHDLRFPWVAFFASKRIRAGTELTWDYNYEVGSVEGKELLCCCGAIECRGRLL, encoded by the coding sequence ATGGCTCCCTTTCCTGGGTGTTTTGGTTTAGGCGCTGCTGCAGCAGCTGCGATGGAAGCTCAGGAGATTGCGGAGCTGCAGCAGGCAGTGGTGGAGGAGCTGGGCATCTCCATGGAAGAACTTCGACAGTTTGTTGATGAGGAACTGGAAAAGATGGACTGTGTGAAGCTGCGCCAGAAGCAGCTAGCCGAGCTGGAGAGCCGCGTGGTGCAGAAGGAGTCGGAGGTAGCCCACGTGGACGAGCTCTTTCAAGAAGCATCCAGGGCAGTGACCAACTGCGAATCTCTGGTGAAGGATTTCTACTCCACACTGGGGCTGCAGTATCCGGAGAGCAGTTCCGAAGATGAAGCCTCCAGACCCACAGAAATCATTGAGATTcctgatgaggatgaggatgatgtcCTCAGTGTTGATTCAGGTGATGCCAGGAGTAGGACCCCAAAGGAGCAGAAGCTCCAAGAAACTATGGCTGCCCTGAGGAAGTCAACCCAAGATGTCCAAAAGTTCATGGATGCTGTCAGCAAGACTAGTTCCCAGGACCTGAACAGAGGAGACTTGGGTCAGGCACCTGTTGAGTTGAGTAAGGATGGTGACCTAGTTGTCAACATGAGAATCCTGGGCAAGAAAAGGACCAAGACATGGCACAAGGGGACCCTCATTGCCATCCAGACAGTTGGAACTGGGAGGAAATTCAAAGTCAAATTTGACAACAAAAGGAAGAGCCTATTGTTTGGGAACCATATTGCCTATGACTATCACCCTTCAGCAGACAAGTTGCATGTAGGCAGCCGTGTGGTGGCCACGTATAAGGATAGGAATCAGGTGTGGCTCTATGCAGGTATTGTGGCTGAGATTCCGAAAGTCAAAAATAagctcaggttcctcatcttcTTTGATGATGGCTATGCATCCTATGTCACACAGTCTGAACTCTATCTCGTTTGCAGACCACTGAAGAATGTGTGGGAGGACATCGAGGACGTTTCATGCCGAGACTTCATCGAAGAATATGTCACTGCCTACCCCAACCGTCCCATGGTGCTACTTAAGAGTGGGCAGCTCATAAAGACTGAATGGGAAGGCACTTGGTGGAAATCCCgggtggaacaggtggatggGAGTCTTGTCAAGATCCTGTTCCTGGATGACAAGAGGTGCGAATGGATCTATCGAGGTTCTACCCGACTGGAGCCCATGTTCAGCATGAAGACATCCACAGCTTCCACACTGGAGAAGAAACAGGGGGGGCAGCTCCAGATACATTCAAACATGGGTGATGTGAAGAGCAAAGGTCCTGTAGTACAGTATACTCAAGATCTCACTGGTACTGGAACCCAGTTCAAGCCCCTAGAACTACCTCATACTACATCCTTGCCTGCCCCAACCCTGTCTCCTCAAGTGACCGATTTGGAAAGTCTGAAGAGTCAGCTTACCCAGGAACGGAAGCAAGTGGCCAAAAAGAGCACATCTTTCCGACTAGGTTCTGTGAGTTCTGGTCATTCATTCCCTATGTCTCCTGGATTTAATGAGGCAGTCCCTGGTGGAAAGTCTGCAGTGGACCAGAAAGTCAGATTATCACTAGGCTCTGCAGCCCTTGGCCCAACCTTCCCAGCTTTTCATGGCATACTGGAGTGGGCTTCAGCCAAACCCTCCAATCAGTCCCTGAGGGAGAAGCTCTTCTACTTGCCTCATGCCTGTAGTCACACCTGCCTCACTCGAGTGAGGCCAGTGAATAATTTGCAGTACCGGGGCAAGAATCCCCTCTTGGTTCCTCAGCTCTATGATTTCTGTCGTATGATGGCCCGGCGCCGGGTCAACCGCAAGATGGCCTTTCACATTATCTATAAGACACCCTGCGGCCTCTGCCTGAGGACAATGAACGAGATTGAACGCTACCTCTTTGAGACAACATGCGATTTCCTTTTCCTGGAGATGTTCTGTTTGGACATATATGTTCTTGTGGATCGGAAATTCCAGCCCTATAAGCCTTTTTACTACATCCTGGACATCACCCATGGCCAGGAGGATGTTCCTCTGTCATGTGTCAATGAGATTGataccacccccccaccccaggtgGCCTATAGCAAAGAGAGAATCCCAGGGAAGGGCGTCTTCATCAACACTAGCTGGGAGTTTCTTGTTGGCTGCGACTGCAAAGATGGTTGTCGAGACAAGTCTAAATGTGCTTGCCACCAGCTTACCATCCAGGCAACAGCCTGCACCCCAGGAGGCCAGATCAACCCTAACTCTGGCTACCAGCATAAGAGATTAGATGAGTGCCTACCCAcaggggtatatgaatgtaacaaacGCTGCAAATGTAACCTGAACATGTGCACAAACCGCTTGGTGCAGCATGGGCTACAGGTTCGCCTGCAACTCTTCAAGACACAGAACAAGGGCTGGGGCATCCGGTGTTTGGATGATATCGCCAGAGGTTCCTTTGTCTGTATCTATGCAGGCAAAATTCTGACTGATGACTTTGCAGACAAAGAGGGTCTAGAAATGGGGGatgagtactttgcaaacctggaCCATATTGAAAGTGTAGAGAACTTTAAGGAAGGCTATGAAAGTGATGTCCCCTGCTCCTCCAACCACAGTGATGTGGACTTGAAAGACCAAGAGGATGGCAACAGTGGCACTGAGAATCTTGAAGTGTCTAATGACGACAGTTCAGATGATAACTTTTGCAAGGATGAGGACTTTAGTACCAGTTCAGTGTGGCGTAGTTATGCCACCCGGGGGCAGACAAGAGGccagaaagagaatgagttaTCTGAGACTGCCTCCAAAGACTCCCGCCTCCCAGACTCCGGCCCCTCCCATCTTTCTGCCCCTCCAGCTTCCATAGGGGGATGTAAACTACCTCCTTCCTCCGAGGACACACCCAAGAACAAAGTGGCCACATGGCTAAGTTGCAACAGTGTCAGTGATGGCACCTTTCCTGACTCAGATAGCCACTCCTCCTTCAGGACCAGCGAGGGTGGAAATGGGAGGGCTGGGGGAGGCCATGGGTATGCAGAGAAGCCCTCCATCTCAGGGGTAGGGGTCAAAGAAGAGGGGTATGTTAAGCCACCCAAGAAAGGGGAGCCTGATGAACAGAACAAGATTTTGTTTCGTAGTGAAAATTCCAGAAATTTTGGTTACAACCCTTCCCCCTTGAAGATTAAAGGTATCAAGTGCCCACCTAGCAAGACCAATATGCATCAGGCCCGGAGGCATATGAGGCCTGCCCAAGCCATCCCTGATGATGTTTTGACACTGTCCAGCAGCACAGAAAGTGAGGGGGAGAGTGAAAGAAGCCAAAAGCTCATGGCTGGTCAGGCTCCCACTCCAGCAGCATACAGTGATGACATCCAGACCATCTCATCTGGCTCTGATGGTGAAGATTTTGAAGACAAGAAGAACATGCATGCTGGCCCAATCAAACATCAGGTGGCTGTGAAATCTACACGTGGTTTTGCTTTAAAATCAACACATGGCATTGCTATCAAGTCAACCAACATGGCATCCACAGACAAGGGTGAGAGTGCACCTGTCCACAAGAATACGCGCCAGTTCTATGACGGTGAGGAATCTTGCTACATCATTGATGCCAAGCTAGAGGGTAACCTGGGCCGCTATCTCAACCACAGCTGCAGCCCCAACCTGTTTGTCCAGAATGTCTTCGTGGACACCCATGATCTTCGGTTCCCCTGGGTGGCTTTTTTTGCCAGCAAGAGGATACGGGCTGGGACAGAGCTGACCTGGGACTATAACTATGAGGTGGGCAGCGTGGAAGGCAAGGAACTGCTGTGCTGCTGTGGGGCCATAGAATGCCGAGGACGGCTTCTTTGA